From a single Endozoicomonas euniceicola genomic region:
- a CDS encoding OmpP1/FadL family transporter: MHHLTTGLYRVASLSCVMAYSAHCLAAGYGLNENSASYMGAGFAGRASNPVDASIAANNPAGISFVKHNTLSVGSALIFKGGEFEGQYKRPPLPPPYDNGQTLRGKTTDFQKTTPVPFGHLSMPFNDQITVGLSAYGPFGIELDYKDDWPGKYFGDETSVKVINLQGTLSFKVREDFAIGIGLIGAYVKGKLTQTAGVPDVLPIDATIEGDDNTFGWNIGVIWQINEQMKIGAVYHSQLEFTLDGDIKVQGRLMVPENPPINVTVNDKVDAKLDITMPERVALSITHQIDPRWTLVADATWTRWSRFKQFYVKAKRHVKISQSGIPDLPPEITTDPSSYIPMNWKDVWAFSVGTSYQIAQQWLLRLGYMWDQSPVDDKNRTVRSPDANRNWFTCGASWQPTEQLSIDVAYAYVVMDKGNISEAKYNGTPPHNVNAEYGKITGEYNNSSHIVAAQLNYRF; this comes from the coding sequence ATGCATCACCTCACCACCGGCTTATACCGGGTTGCCTCCCTGTCCTGCGTTATGGCTTACTCTGCGCACTGTCTGGCAGCAGGTTACGGCCTCAATGAAAACTCTGCCAGCTACATGGGGGCAGGCTTTGCCGGTCGTGCCTCAAACCCCGTCGACGCTTCTATAGCAGCCAATAACCCGGCAGGAATCAGCTTTGTGAAACACAATACCCTCTCTGTGGGTTCTGCGCTGATCTTCAAAGGAGGTGAGTTCGAGGGACAATATAAAAGACCGCCTCTACCCCCACCCTATGACAATGGGCAAACTCTTCGTGGCAAAACCACTGACTTTCAAAAAACGACACCGGTTCCTTTTGGGCATTTATCAATGCCTTTCAACGATCAAATAACGGTTGGCCTGAGTGCTTACGGCCCCTTTGGTATTGAGCTGGACTACAAAGATGACTGGCCCGGCAAGTACTTCGGCGATGAAACCAGCGTTAAAGTCATCAATTTACAAGGTACGTTGTCGTTTAAGGTACGGGAAGACTTTGCCATCGGTATCGGACTCATTGGTGCTTATGTCAAAGGCAAGCTGACGCAAACTGCCGGTGTTCCGGATGTTCTGCCCATCGATGCGACGATAGAGGGCGACGATAATACCTTTGGCTGGAACATAGGGGTTATATGGCAGATTAACGAACAAATGAAAATTGGCGCTGTGTATCATTCTCAGCTGGAGTTTACGCTGGATGGTGACATCAAGGTACAGGGCAGGCTGATGGTTCCCGAAAATCCACCGATTAATGTAACAGTCAATGATAAGGTAGATGCCAAACTCGATATTACCATGCCAGAACGGGTAGCTTTGAGCATTACCCACCAGATTGATCCTCGCTGGACGCTGGTGGCAGACGCCACCTGGACCCGCTGGAGTCGTTTTAAGCAGTTTTACGTCAAAGCCAAACGCCATGTAAAAATCAGCCAGTCCGGTATTCCCGACCTGCCTCCGGAAATCACCACGGATCCATCCTCCTATATTCCCATGAACTGGAAAGACGTATGGGCGTTCTCCGTCGGAACCTCTTACCAGATAGCACAACAATGGCTGTTGCGTTTGGGTTACATGTGGGATCAGTCACCAGTAGACGACAAAAATCGTACTGTTCGTTCTCCGGATGCCAACCGGAACTGGTTTACCTGTGGAGCCAGCTGGCAGCCGACTGAACAGTTGAGCATTGATGTGGCTTACGCTTATGTAGTGATGGACAAAGGTAACATTTCAGAAGCAAAATATAACGGCACCCCGCCTCATAACGTGAATGCTGAATACGGCAAAATCACCGGGGAATATAATAACAGTTCGCACATTGTGGCAGCACAGTTGAACTATCGCTTTTAA
- the gcvPA gene encoding aminomethyl-transferring glycine dehydrogenase subunit GcvPA, whose translation MTDNRVVYPYIPNTAPETKAALMKKVNVTDEMELFNSIPEHLLQKEMNLPEAMLDEYTVRRHTEELLAGNANLSTHKYFLGAGCAPHYVPAVVDEIIGRGELSTAYAGLMADQGKSQIQFEYQSMMAELLDMDCIAMPQYDGGASAGHAIRIACRITGRRKVLMPKSMNPQNKEIVNNYLGGIDQQYAQIEYIGYDSDTGLLDLDELKQKLDDQTAAVFIENPTFLGIVETQAEEIGQLAKTAGAEFIVYADPISLGVVEAPGSYGATIACGDIHSLGLHMLAGCGVAGYVMVKDKKEYLYELKDQMVAASPTSVEGEIGFSWVAAFERTSYAVREEASEFTGTNAALWTMAAGVYLALMGPQGMEDVGESIMQKSQYAARKLAELPGVEIKLSGPFFKEFVVDFSGTGRSVSEINKSLMNQKIFGGYDLSSTFPELGQSALYCVTEIHTQKDIDELVETIKAAI comes from the coding sequence ATGACTGACAATAGAGTGGTTTATCCTTATATTCCGAATACGGCACCGGAGACCAAGGCTGCATTGATGAAGAAAGTCAATGTAACCGACGAAATGGAGTTGTTTAATTCCATTCCGGAGCACCTGCTGCAAAAGGAGATGAATCTCCCTGAGGCGATGCTGGATGAATACACCGTACGCAGGCACACGGAAGAGCTGCTGGCCGGTAACGCCAACCTGTCAACCCACAAGTACTTTCTGGGGGCAGGCTGTGCACCCCATTATGTACCCGCTGTTGTTGACGAGATCATTGGCCGTGGTGAACTGAGTACGGCCTATGCCGGTTTGATGGCGGATCAGGGCAAGTCCCAGATTCAGTTTGAATACCAGAGCATGATGGCTGAGCTGCTGGATATGGACTGTATTGCGATGCCTCAGTACGACGGTGGCGCTTCCGCAGGTCATGCCATCCGTATTGCCTGCCGTATTACCGGTCGTCGCAAAGTTCTGATGCCAAAGAGCATGAACCCCCAGAACAAGGAGATTGTTAACAACTACCTGGGTGGCATTGATCAGCAGTATGCCCAGATTGAATACATCGGGTACGACAGCGACACCGGCCTGCTGGACCTGGACGAGCTGAAGCAGAAGCTGGACGACCAGACCGCTGCCGTCTTTATTGAGAATCCTACCTTCCTCGGCATTGTTGAAACTCAGGCTGAAGAAATCGGGCAGCTGGCAAAAACCGCCGGAGCTGAGTTTATTGTTTATGCCGATCCTATCTCTCTGGGTGTTGTAGAAGCGCCGGGATCTTACGGCGCTACCATTGCCTGTGGTGACATTCACTCCCTGGGGCTGCATATGCTGGCCGGTTGCGGCGTGGCAGGCTATGTGATGGTCAAGGACAAAAAAGAGTATCTGTACGAACTGAAAGACCAGATGGTAGCGGCTTCCCCGACCTCTGTTGAAGGAGAGATCGGTTTTTCATGGGTGGCTGCGTTTGAGCGGACTTCCTACGCAGTGCGTGAAGAAGCTTCCGAATTTACCGGCACCAACGCTGCACTCTGGACCATGGCAGCAGGCGTCTATCTGGCGCTGATGGGGCCGCAGGGTATGGAAGACGTGGGCGAGAGCATCATGCAAAAGTCCCAGTATGCGGCGCGCAAACTGGCAGAACTGCCTGGCGTAGAAATCAAACTGTCCGGTCCTTTCTTTAAAGAGTTTGTGGTTGATTTCAGTGGCACTGGCCGTTCTGTGTCTGAGATCAACAAGAGCCTGATGAATCAGAAGATCTTTGGTGGTTACGATCTTTCATCTACCTTCCCTGAGCTGGGGCAGAGCGCCCTGTACTGTGTGACTGAAATTCACACTCAGAAGGATATTGATGAGCTGGTAGAAACAATCAAGGCCGCTATTTAA
- the gcvPB gene encoding aminomethyl-transferring glycine dehydrogenase subunit GcvPB — protein MEKVQLREFHQARWNEPVIMEMGTPGERGILVPQAEAAVKSEVGDGVSVLGKVRRKSRPALPEVNQALVNRHYIRLSQENMGADNTLGISQGTCTLKYSPKVQEHVVSRHPGLAGVHPLQSEESMQGILKIYYETEQIMKEIGGMDRVSFLPASGGHAIYSNAQIISAYHKANGNSHKNEIITTLHSHPVDAAATSILGYRVITLMPDEKTGLPSLEEFKAALSDKTAGIFITNPEDTGIYNDQIDEFTKAAHDVGALCAYDQANANALLGIARAREAGFDLMHFNLHKTFSSPHGGGGPGCGALGCIEELAPYLPKPTVEFDGSKYRVDYDREQSIGHIKAFLGNFPVVVRAYMWCRTLGAEGLKQAAVISVLNNQYMTDEILEKVPGVSLHYSPEVRRMEQTRLSFDKLFEKTGGLGIDAVNARLVDYGISELWQSHHPYTVPEPFTPEPCDSYNKEDIDYYVEALKTVANECLENPEMVAQAPYKASRHVPNHVMGESFEVVASTWRQYVRRFKK, from the coding sequence ATGGAAAAAGTACAATTACGAGAGTTTCATCAGGCTCGCTGGAATGAGCCGGTTATCATGGAAATGGGAACGCCCGGAGAGCGAGGCATTCTGGTTCCACAGGCTGAGGCCGCGGTCAAGTCTGAAGTAGGCGACGGCGTATCAGTACTGGGCAAGGTCAGAAGAAAGAGCAGGCCCGCTCTGCCAGAAGTCAACCAGGCACTGGTAAATCGTCATTACATCCGCCTGTCCCAGGAAAACATGGGCGCTGATAACACGCTGGGTATTTCCCAGGGCACCTGTACCCTGAAGTACAGCCCGAAGGTTCAGGAGCACGTGGTCAGCCGTCACCCGGGTCTGGCGGGTGTGCATCCGCTTCAGTCTGAAGAGTCCATGCAGGGCATTCTGAAGATCTACTACGAAACTGAGCAGATTATGAAGGAAATTGGTGGTATGGATCGCGTCTCCTTCCTGCCAGCTTCCGGTGGTCATGCGATTTACTCCAATGCGCAGATCATCAGCGCCTACCACAAGGCCAATGGCAACAGCCATAAAAATGAGATCATCACCACCCTGCACTCCCACCCTGTTGACGCCGCGGCCACATCCATCCTGGGCTACCGGGTTATCACCCTGATGCCGGACGAAAAGACCGGCCTGCCCAGCCTGGAAGAGTTCAAGGCGGCCCTGAGTGATAAGACAGCGGGTATCTTTATCACCAATCCGGAAGATACCGGTATCTACAACGACCAGATCGACGAGTTCACTAAGGCTGCCCATGATGTGGGTGCCCTGTGTGCTTATGACCAGGCCAATGCCAACGCCCTGCTGGGTATTGCACGGGCCCGGGAAGCCGGGTTTGACCTGATGCACTTCAACCTGCACAAGACCTTCTCCTCGCCTCACGGTGGCGGTGGCCCTGGCTGTGGCGCACTGGGTTGCATTGAGGAACTGGCACCTTACCTGCCCAAGCCTACGGTTGAATTTGATGGCAGCAAGTATCGAGTGGACTACGACCGTGAACAGAGCATCGGTCATATCAAGGCATTCCTGGGTAACTTCCCTGTTGTGGTCAGGGCGTATATGTGGTGTCGCACCCTGGGCGCGGAAGGTCTGAAACAGGCGGCGGTGATCTCTGTGCTGAACAACCAGTACATGACCGATGAGATTCTGGAAAAAGTGCCGGGCGTTTCTCTCCATTATTCACCAGAAGTGCGTCGTATGGAGCAGACCCGTCTGTCATTCGACAAGCTGTTTGAGAAAACCGGTGGCCTGGGTATCGATGCGGTTAATGCCCGGCTGGTGGACTATGGCATCTCTGAGCTGTGGCAGTCCCACCACCCTTACACTGTTCCTGAGCCCTTCACGCCTGAGCCTTGTGATTCCTACAACAAGGAAGACATTGACTACTACGTGGAAGCGCTGAAAACCGTAGCGAACGAGTGTCTTGAAAATCCGGAAATGGTCGCGCAGGCACCTTATAAAGCCAGCCGCCATGTACCGAATCACGTGATGGGTGAGTCATTTGAAGTAGTGGCCAGCACCTGGCGTCAGTACGTACGTCGCTTTAAAAAGTAA
- a CDS encoding ATP-NAD kinase family protein, which yields MIINPVAGLGGRVGLKGSDGAEIQHQALELGGRSESFERTLQALRKLSQISDSLELFTYPGEMGEAAVREAGLNPVVLGAIQTGYTTPEDTVRAAEDMAARQVDLILFAGGDGTARNIYSAIGQSIPVLGIPAGVKMHSGVYAVNPEAAGQAIVQFLTNTLSETRETEVMDLDEEAYRQGRVSARLYGYMQVPANRKCIQNVKVRSQSESATLMGISQDVVNNMEPNRIYIIGPGTTTRSIMERLGLDNTLIGVDVVRNGELVASDASERRLWELIKDQPATVIVTAIGGQGHIFGRGNQQLSPRILKQLGRENIQIVATKDKLLAIPGKTLLVDTGDSQLNQSLSGFTKVVTGFMESTMCRVSA from the coding sequence GTGATTATAAATCCCGTAGCGGGACTGGGGGGAAGAGTTGGCCTGAAGGGCAGTGACGGAGCAGAGATTCAGCATCAGGCTCTTGAACTGGGGGGGCGCTCAGAGTCTTTTGAGCGAACGTTACAGGCACTCAGGAAGCTCTCGCAGATCAGTGACTCACTGGAACTTTTTACTTATCCCGGAGAGATGGGAGAGGCCGCTGTTCGGGAGGCAGGGCTGAACCCTGTTGTGCTGGGTGCTATCCAGACAGGTTATACGACACCGGAAGATACTGTTCGCGCCGCGGAAGATATGGCTGCACGTCAGGTAGACCTGATTCTGTTTGCCGGAGGTGATGGTACTGCCCGGAATATTTACAGTGCTATTGGGCAGAGTATTCCGGTACTGGGAATACCGGCCGGGGTCAAGATGCATTCGGGGGTTTATGCCGTTAACCCGGAAGCGGCAGGTCAGGCCATTGTTCAGTTCCTCACTAACACTTTGTCGGAAACCCGTGAGACCGAAGTCATGGATCTTGATGAGGAGGCTTACCGGCAGGGGCGTGTCAGCGCCAGGCTATACGGCTATATGCAGGTACCCGCCAATCGTAAGTGCATCCAGAATGTCAAAGTCAGAAGTCAGTCAGAATCCGCCACATTAATGGGTATCAGCCAGGATGTGGTGAATAACATGGAGCCAAACCGGATTTATATTATCGGGCCCGGCACCACCACCCGCAGCATTATGGAACGACTGGGGCTCGATAATACCTTGATCGGTGTCGATGTGGTTCGCAATGGTGAGCTGGTGGCCAGCGATGCCAGCGAACGTCGCTTATGGGAACTGATTAAAGATCAACCAGCGACAGTCATTGTGACAGCAATAGGAGGACAGGGGCATATTTTTGGCCGGGGCAATCAACAACTTAGCCCACGGATTTTGAAACAGTTAGGACGAGAGAATATTCAGATTGTTGCCACCAAGGACAAACTACTGGCGATTCCCGGGAAAACACTGCTGGTGGATACCGGCGACAGCCAGCTGAATCAGTCCCTGAGTGGTTTTACCAAAGTAGTGACCGGGTTTATGGAATCTACAATGTGCCGGGTCAGTGCTTAA
- a CDS encoding SDR family NAD(P)-dependent oxidoreductase — translation MFSLKDKVAVITGGGSGVGLATVKRFCEAGAKVIIADITDQQALADELGCRYVHVDVSSEESVKRLFEATEEIYGKVDALINNAGIIVPGEMLEDAQMDEYLKVFNVNFGGVLYGLKYGPAHMNDGGSIINTASLAGKIGFPGYGAYCSVKGSVIQVTRVAALELAERNIRVNCVCPSTIDTPMAHAEGNELELMLKDYVWPLGRMCEPEEIAAMYHFMAADDCTYLTGTAIDMDGGYKAGTGMKAIGKLTEGVEL, via the coding sequence ATGTTTTCGTTAAAAGACAAAGTGGCTGTGATTACCGGTGGCGGCTCTGGTGTCGGTCTGGCAACGGTGAAACGGTTTTGTGAGGCCGGAGCGAAAGTTATCATCGCAGACATCACTGACCAGCAGGCGCTGGCTGACGAACTGGGTTGCCGTTATGTTCATGTGGATGTTTCCAGTGAGGAGAGTGTCAAGCGTCTGTTTGAGGCAACCGAAGAGATTTATGGCAAGGTTGATGCCCTGATCAATAACGCTGGCATTATTGTCCCCGGTGAAATGCTGGAAGATGCTCAGATGGATGAGTACCTGAAAGTATTCAACGTCAATTTTGGTGGTGTTCTGTACGGTCTGAAGTACGGGCCTGCCCATATGAACGACGGTGGTTCTATTATCAATACGGCTTCCCTGGCCGGTAAAATTGGTTTCCCCGGATACGGTGCCTACTGCTCAGTAAAAGGCAGTGTTATTCAGGTAACCCGTGTCGCTGCCCTGGAACTGGCGGAACGAAACATCCGGGTGAACTGCGTCTGCCCATCCACCATTGATACGCCGATGGCTCATGCGGAAGGCAACGAGCTTGAATTAATGCTCAAGGATTACGTCTGGCCACTGGGCAGAATGTGCGAGCCTGAAGAGATAGCGGCCATGTATCACTTTATGGCGGCAGACGACTGCACCTATCTTACCGGCACAGCTATTGACATGGATGGCGGCTATAAAGCCGGTACGGGTATGAAGGCTATCGGTAAATTGACGGAGGGTGTGGAGCTTTAA
- a CDS encoding sigma 54-interacting transcriptional regulator: protein MNSLDSHKNCPDASKNQLLPVDFLPVDIDDMSELVTRQTLDMKLLYANKAYCDFTGKSPSELLGKNEMAFVHPEDRDKLIHYIHSHVLNSPDSHSKKSITLRFINSLGKTAWIEWTGHLILDDYGKPSEFQAVGRDITREKSSIENILTRINETVFTIDESGNIEALNNMLEKQLSLSVQKLEKALNNTLFSSSGPVQQLLQTGIECKNIEITLPRKKSNARYLLSGTLLEQTSDAPKKALIILQPLTTINSVANHSTKATTQYTFDTIITNNKKMQQAIKYARLFANNNSNILITGESGTGKELFAQSIHNVSNRKNGPFVAINCGAIPKDLIGSELFGYVEGAFTGAKKGGQTGKFEQASGGTLFLDEIGDMPLEQQVALLRVIQESQIMRIGDNKSIPVDVRVICATHKDLLTEIHNKNFRQDLYYRLNVMSIDIPPLRERGSDVALLFDHFMEKITTTVGLPVKPCSPEVIDCLCDYPWPGNVRELQNTVERLYYIASDESITVNHLPDNIRKHFNLDSHLESHLNNHLDNTPYNNAPQAKSTKSTLSDIRKNRQANTCNTEKVVIQTVLNKHNGNVSRTAKAMEVSRSTLYRKMRAYNLLS from the coding sequence ATGAACTCACTGGACAGTCATAAAAATTGCCCGGATGCATCAAAAAACCAGCTTTTACCTGTTGATTTTTTACCTGTCGATATAGACGACATGTCCGAACTGGTCACGCGACAAACGCTTGATATGAAGTTGCTGTACGCCAACAAAGCCTATTGTGACTTTACAGGAAAATCACCCAGTGAACTTCTGGGCAAAAATGAGATGGCGTTTGTTCACCCGGAGGACCGGGACAAACTCATTCATTATATTCATAGCCATGTTTTAAACAGCCCGGACAGCCACAGCAAAAAAAGTATAACTCTGAGGTTTATCAATAGCCTGGGGAAGACGGCATGGATTGAGTGGACAGGCCACCTGATACTGGATGATTATGGAAAACCTTCAGAATTTCAGGCTGTTGGCCGTGACATCACCCGGGAAAAATCCAGTATCGAGAATATTCTGACTCGTATTAATGAGACCGTTTTTACCATCGATGAGTCAGGTAATATCGAAGCCCTGAACAACATGCTGGAAAAACAGTTAAGCCTGTCAGTGCAAAAATTGGAAAAAGCATTGAACAACACTTTGTTTTCCAGTTCCGGGCCGGTGCAACAACTGCTTCAGACCGGTATTGAGTGTAAAAATATTGAGATTACTCTGCCCCGAAAAAAGTCAAATGCCCGATATTTACTGAGCGGCACGCTGCTGGAACAGACTTCTGATGCCCCAAAAAAAGCCCTCATCATCCTGCAACCACTGACAACTATAAACTCTGTTGCTAACCACTCAACAAAGGCTACAACCCAATACACCTTCGACACCATCATTACCAATAATAAAAAAATGCAGCAGGCGATTAAATACGCCAGATTATTTGCAAACAACAACAGCAATATTCTAATTACCGGTGAAAGCGGCACGGGTAAAGAACTGTTTGCGCAATCCATTCATAACGTTAGCAACCGGAAAAATGGACCATTTGTTGCGATTAATTGCGGTGCCATTCCCAAAGATTTGATCGGTAGTGAATTGTTTGGCTATGTCGAAGGGGCATTCACCGGTGCCAAAAAAGGCGGACAAACCGGTAAGTTTGAACAGGCTTCAGGAGGCACGCTGTTTTTGGATGAAATAGGCGACATGCCGTTAGAACAGCAGGTTGCCTTACTGCGGGTTATTCAGGAAAGCCAAATCATGCGTATTGGTGATAATAAATCGATCCCGGTGGATGTCAGGGTAATATGCGCTACCCATAAAGACCTGCTCACCGAAATCCATAATAAAAACTTCAGGCAGGATCTGTATTACCGGCTGAATGTTATGTCCATTGATATTCCCCCCCTAAGGGAAAGAGGTAGCGATGTCGCACTGCTCTTTGATCACTTTATGGAGAAAATCACCACCACGGTCGGCCTGCCGGTCAAACCCTGCTCCCCGGAGGTTATCGACTGCCTGTGCGACTACCCCTGGCCCGGTAACGTCCGGGAACTGCAAAATACCGTTGAACGACTTTACTATATCGCCAGCGATGAAAGCATCACGGTGAACCATTTACCGGACAATATCAGGAAGCACTTTAACCTGGATAGCCACCTGGAAAGCCACCTGAATAACCATCTCGATAACACCCCATATAACAACGCCCCACAGGCTAAATCCACAAAATCAACGCTCAGCGATATCAGGAAAAACCGTCAGGCAAACACTTGCAACACTGAAAAAGTGGTCATACAAACCGTATTAAATAAGCACAATGGTAATGTCAGCCGAACCGCTAAAGCGATGGAAGTGTCGAGAAGCACGCTTTACCGGAAAATGAGAGCCTACAATCTACTTTCATGA